AGCAGGGACCCAAGCAGAAGCGCCAGGATCAGTGCCGAGGCGCCGAGCTGGATCGAAATGGGCAGGCCCTTGGCGAACAGTTCGGTGACGGTGAAGTCCGGCATGTTGTAGCTCGGGCCGAAATTGCCGCGCAGCAGATTGCCGAGATAGTGGGCATATTGCAGCCAGAGCGGATCGTTGAGGCCGAACTGGGCTTCAAGGTTGGCCTTGATCTCCGGGCTCAGCCCCCGCTCCTGGTTGAATGGACCGCCCGGCGCGACACGCATCAGGAAGAACGCCATGGTCACGATGACCAATAGCGTCGGGATGGCGGTCAAAAGCCGCCGGAATACATAACGCAGCATCGGTGCCCCGCTTGACCCAGAGCAACGCACGTCCACGTGGACGGTTGCGCTCCAGCGCTTCAAATCTTCGCATCGTGCTTTCCAAAAATCGGTTCCGATTTTCGGGTCGATACGACGGCAACCAGAACCGCCGCCCTTCTACAGCGTCGCAAATCCCGCAGGATATGCGACGCTGTAGATGGGCAGCGGCTGGCCAAGGAAATCAGTCCTTGCTGATGAAGCGAGACGGGTGCACGTCCATCACGTTGTCGACGAAGCCATGAAGCTTCGACGATACGATATCGTGATAGCTGTAGTAGAGAAGCGGGATCTGGCCGACGTCATCGACGAGGACGCGTTCGGCTTGGGCGAGGTCCTTCATACGCTCTTCGGGCTTGCCGCCGGCGGCGGCAGCCTTGTCCATGGCCGCTTCGTATTGCGGGCTGTTGTAGTTCGAATAATTGTTGCCGCTGGCCTTGCGCGAGATGCCGAGGAAGGTTTCGGGATCCTTGTAGTCGGCGATCCAGGCGGCGCGCGCCACGTCATAGTCGCCCTTCTGCTCAAGGAAGGAGTAATGGGTCTTTGTGTCGGTGTTGAGCAGCGTGACGTCGACGCCGAGCGGCTTCAGCTGCTCCTGGATGGCGACGGCGGTATTCTTGTGGTTTTCCGAGGTGTTGTAGCGGATTTCCATCTTCAGCGGATGCTCGGGCGTATAGCCGAGCTTCTCGAGGATCTTCTTGGCCGCGTCCTCGCGGTCGATCTGCGGCATGTCGGCGTATTTGGCCATTGCCGGCGTGTAGCCCTCGATACCCGGAGGCACCATCGAATAGCCGGGCAGCATCGAATTCTGCCAGACTTTCTCGGCGATGAAATCGCGGTCGATCGCCATCGAGATGGCGTTGCGCAGTTCAGGATTGTTCCACGGCGCCTTGTCGGTCTTGATCGCATAGTAGTAGGTGCCGAGATACGGTCCGACGTGGATCTGATCGCCAAACTTGGTCTTTAGGTCGGCGAGCTGTTCCGTCGGGAGATCGTCATAGCTGTCGAGTTCGCCGGCCTCGAAGCGCTTCATCGCCGATGAGCGGTCTTCGGTCGGGATGTAGTTGACGGTGTCGATCTTGACGCTTGCGGCATCCCAGAACTTCGGATTCTTGACCAGCTTCATATGGTCGTTGGGAACCCACTCGGCCAGCTTATAGGCGCCGTTCGAAACGAGATTACCCGGCTTGATCCAATCGGCACCGAGCTTTTCGATCGAGGCCTTGCTGACCGGATAGGTGGCCTGGTGGGTCAGCATCTCGAGGAAGTAAGGCGTCGGCGCCTTCAGCGTCACCTCCAGCGTATTTGCGTCAATCGCCTTGACGCCCATATCCTCCGGCTTGCCTTTCTTGGTGTTGACTTCCTCGGCGTTCTTTATGGGGTAGAGCATGGAAGCGTATTCGGCGCCGGTGGCCGGATCTTCCAGCCTACGGAAGGCGTAGACGAAATCCTCGGCCGTCACCGGGCTGCCGTCCGACCAAAGGCCGTCCTTGCGCAGCTTGAAGGTATAGACGGTGCCGTCATCCGAGACTGTCCAGCTTTCGGCGGCGCCCGGAATGAGGTTGGCCTTCTGGTCTTGCATGACCAGACCCTGGAACAGGTCGCGCAAGATGTTGGCTTCGTAGACTGTCGAGGTCTTGTGCGGATCGACCGATTCCGATTCAGCGGCCGTGCCACGGTTGTAGACAACGTCGGCGAACGCCGGCGTGTAAAGCGTCCCGGCGGCCAAAGCCATGGTCGTGGCAAAAACCGTCGCCTTCAGCATAGTTTTGAGCATGGAGTTCTCCCTGTTGGCGCTGCCCCTCAGCCACGCCTCTTGAGTGTTTACGCCGGAGCCGATTCTGGCCTTCCAGCGCGCCGCCGATTTCCCGTTTCGGCAGCTGGTGGCAGGAGACTAGACAGGAGGTAGTCCCATTTCAACA
The nucleotide sequence above comes from Mesorhizobium shangrilense. Encoded proteins:
- a CDS encoding peptide ABC transporter substrate-binding protein; the protein is MLKTMLKATVFATTMALAAGTLYTPAFADVVYNRGTAAESESVDPHKTSTVYEANILRDLFQGLVMQDQKANLIPGAAESWTVSDDGTVYTFKLRKDGLWSDGSPVTAEDFVYAFRRLEDPATGAEYASMLYPIKNAEEVNTKKGKPEDMGVKAIDANTLEVTLKAPTPYFLEMLTHQATYPVSKASIEKLGADWIKPGNLVSNGAYKLAEWVPNDHMKLVKNPKFWDAASVKIDTVNYIPTEDRSSAMKRFEAGELDSYDDLPTEQLADLKTKFGDQIHVGPYLGTYYYAIKTDKAPWNNPELRNAISMAIDRDFIAEKVWQNSMLPGYSMVPPGIEGYTPAMAKYADMPQIDREDAAKKILEKLGYTPEHPLKMEIRYNTSENHKNTAVAIQEQLKPLGVDVTLLNTDTKTHYSFLEQKGDYDVARAAWIADYKDPETFLGISRKASGNNYSNYNSPQYEAAMDKAAAAGGKPEERMKDLAQAERVLVDDVGQIPLLYYSYHDIVSSKLHGFVDNVMDVHPSRFISKD